The following proteins are co-located in the Urocitellus parryii isolate mUroPar1 chromosome 15, mUroPar1.hap1, whole genome shotgun sequence genome:
- the Mamstr gene encoding MEF2-activating motif and SAP domain-containing transcriptional regulator isoform X1, whose protein sequence is MTLAASSQRSQIIRSKFRSVLQLRIHRRNQDPTSDSDPWISASGPALAPALPLVPASFLFSPGVLLPETEYCPWRSPKKESSKTSQRWSESKPRGNLTYHQYMPPEPRQGSRADPQVERSALGPQGPPLWEGTNSQQLHPRMKPTPLTPFQPGVPSPSPPPHKLELQTLKLEELTVSELRQQLRLRGLPVSGTKSMLLERMRGGAPPRERQKPRREDGAAGAPWPRLRPKALGTSRRQGTTKSNPASHKPPPPRAAESLVTAPAPPPPPPPPPPPPPPPPATALTPSSAPLTLEEELQEAIRRAQLLPNRGIDDILEDQIEPDDPLPPIPLDFPGSFDVLSPSPDSEGLSSVFSSSLPTPTNSPSTSPRGPTDSLDWLEALSGGPPLGSGPPAPSIFSADLSDSSGTRLWDLLEDPW, encoded by the exons ATGACCCTGGCAGCTTCCTCCCAGCGCTCCCAAATCATCCGCTCCAAGTTCCGATCTG TCCTCCAGCTTCGGATCCACAGACGGAATCAGGACCCGA CCTCAGATTCAGATCCGTGGATCTCAGCCTCAGGCCCAGCTCTGGCCCCAGCTTTGCCCTTGGTCCCTGCCTCTTTCCTCTTCAGCCCTGGCGTCTTGCTCCCTGAGACGGAATATTGTCCTTGGAGGTCCCCAAAGAAG GAGTCTTCCAAGACCTCCCAACGCTGGAGCGAGTCCAAGCCCAGGGGAAACTTAACATACCACCAGTACATGCCCCCGGAGCCGAGACAAGGGTCCAGGGCAGACCCCCAAGTTGAGAGGTCAGCCCTGGGTCCCCAGGGGCCACCTCTGTGGGAAGGGACAAACTCACAGCAGCTACATCCTAG AATGAAGCCCACTCCCCTCACTCCCTTCCAACCAGGAgtccccagcccttctccccCTCCACACAAGTTGGAACTTCAGACTCTTAAACTGGAGGAGCTGACG gtCTCAGAGCTCCGGCAGCAGCTGCGCCTGCGGGGCCTCCCGGTGTCCGGGACCAAGTCGATGCTCCTGGAGCGCATGCGCGGCGGCGCCCCGCCCCGCGAGCGGCAGAAGCCGCGGCGGGAGGACGGTGCGGCGGGTGCTCCCTGGCCACGCCTCAGGCCCAAGGCCCTGGGAACCTCCCGGCGGCAGGGCACG ACCAAGTCGAATCCGGCGTCTCACAAGCCACCTCCTCCACGAGCGGCCGAGAGCCTAGTGACTGCTCCGGCTCCGCctccgccgcctcctcctcctcctcctcctccgcctccgCCTCCGGCTACAGCCCTAACACCTTCCTCAGCGCCCCTGACGCTGGAGGAGGAGCTGCAGGAAGCCATCCGGAGGGCGCAG CTGCTTCCAAATCGGGGCATTGATGACATCCTGGAGGACCAGATCGAGCCTGATG ACCCGCTGCCCCCCATTCCTCTGGATTTTCCTGGCTCCTTCGACGTGCTGTCCCCCTCCCCGGACTCTGAAGGCCTCTCGTCTGTCTTCTCCTCTTCACTCCCAACCCCCACGAACTCCCCATCCACCTCTCCCAGAGGCCCCACGGATTCCTTGGACTGGTTAGAGGCCCTGAGTGGGGGTCCTCCACTGGGCTCTGGCCCTCCAGCCCCCAGCATCTTCTCTGCTGACTTATCTGACTCCAGTGGCACCCGGCTCTGGGACCTGCTGGAGGACCCGTGGTGA
- the Mamstr gene encoding MEF2-activating motif and SAP domain-containing transcriptional regulator isoform X2 yields MTLAASSQRSQIIRSKFRSVLQLRIHRRNQDPTSDSDPWISASGPALAPALPLVPASFLFSPGVLLPETEYCPWRSPKKESSKTSQRWSESKPRGNLTYHQYMPPEPRQGSRADPQVERSALGPQGPPLWEGTNSQQLHPRMKPTPLTPFQPGVPSPSPPPHKLELQTLKLEELTTKSNPASHKPPPPRAAESLVTAPAPPPPPPPPPPPPPPPPATALTPSSAPLTLEEELQEAIRRAQLLPNRGIDDILEDQIEPDDPLPPIPLDFPGSFDVLSPSPDSEGLSSVFSSSLPTPTNSPSTSPRGPTDSLDWLEALSGGPPLGSGPPAPSIFSADLSDSSGTRLWDLLEDPW; encoded by the exons ATGACCCTGGCAGCTTCCTCCCAGCGCTCCCAAATCATCCGCTCCAAGTTCCGATCTG TCCTCCAGCTTCGGATCCACAGACGGAATCAGGACCCGA CCTCAGATTCAGATCCGTGGATCTCAGCCTCAGGCCCAGCTCTGGCCCCAGCTTTGCCCTTGGTCCCTGCCTCTTTCCTCTTCAGCCCTGGCGTCTTGCTCCCTGAGACGGAATATTGTCCTTGGAGGTCCCCAAAGAAG GAGTCTTCCAAGACCTCCCAACGCTGGAGCGAGTCCAAGCCCAGGGGAAACTTAACATACCACCAGTACATGCCCCCGGAGCCGAGACAAGGGTCCAGGGCAGACCCCCAAGTTGAGAGGTCAGCCCTGGGTCCCCAGGGGCCACCTCTGTGGGAAGGGACAAACTCACAGCAGCTACATCCTAG AATGAAGCCCACTCCCCTCACTCCCTTCCAACCAGGAgtccccagcccttctccccCTCCACACAAGTTGGAACTTCAGACTCTTAAACTGGAGGAGCTGACG ACCAAGTCGAATCCGGCGTCTCACAAGCCACCTCCTCCACGAGCGGCCGAGAGCCTAGTGACTGCTCCGGCTCCGCctccgccgcctcctcctcctcctcctcctccgcctccgCCTCCGGCTACAGCCCTAACACCTTCCTCAGCGCCCCTGACGCTGGAGGAGGAGCTGCAGGAAGCCATCCGGAGGGCGCAG CTGCTTCCAAATCGGGGCATTGATGACATCCTGGAGGACCAGATCGAGCCTGATG ACCCGCTGCCCCCCATTCCTCTGGATTTTCCTGGCTCCTTCGACGTGCTGTCCCCCTCCCCGGACTCTGAAGGCCTCTCGTCTGTCTTCTCCTCTTCACTCCCAACCCCCACGAACTCCCCATCCACCTCTCCCAGAGGCCCCACGGATTCCTTGGACTGGTTAGAGGCCCTGAGTGGGGGTCCTCCACTGGGCTCTGGCCCTCCAGCCCCCAGCATCTTCTCTGCTGACTTATCTGACTCCAGTGGCACCCGGCTCTGGGACCTGCTGGAGGACCCGTGGTGA
- the LOC113194967 gene encoding galactoside alpha-(1,2)-fucosyltransferase 2, protein MASTPGPFSFPMAHVVLFVFVASAIFHLQQRLARLQPPGEVQTPAPQPMRERPTAQQLQGMWTINAVGRLGNQMGQYATLYALAQLNGRPAYIPAQMHSTLAPIFRITLPVLPSATARSVPWRNYHLNDWMEEQYRHIPGRYVRLTGYPCSWTFYHHLRQEILREFSLHEHVRQEAQRFLRGLRVNGSRPSTFVGVHVRRGDYIRVMPQVWKGVLADRGYLEQAMRRFRERFRSPVFVVTSNGMAWCRQNIDASRGDVVFAGNGLEGSPAKDFALLTQCNHTIMTIGTFGIWAAYLAGGETIYLANYTLPDSPFLKVFKPEAAFLPEWTGIAADLSPLLKH, encoded by the coding sequence ATGGCCAGCACCCCGGGGCCCTTCTCCTTTCCCATGGCACACGTTGTCCTCTTTGTCTTTGTGGCTTCTGCCATCTTTCACCTCCAGCAGCGACTGGCGAGGCTTCAACCCCCAGGGGAGGTGCAGACACCAGCGCCGCAACCCATGCGAGAGAGGCCCACAGCCCAGCAGCTCCAGGGCATGTGGACCATCAACGCAGTAGGCCGCCTGGGGAACCAGATGGGCCAGTACGCCACGCTGTACGCCCTCGCCCAGCTCAATGGGCGGCCCGCCTACATCCCCGCGCAGATGCACAGCACGCTGGCCCCCATCTTCAGGATCACGCTGCCCGTCCTGCCCAGCGCCACGGCCCGCAGCGTCCCGTGGCGGAACTACCACCTCAACGACTGGATGGAGGAGCAGTACCGCCACATCCCGGGGCGCTACGTCCGCCTCACGGGCTACCCCTGCTCCTGGACCTTCTACCACCACCTGCGCCAGGAGATCCTGCGGGAGTTCAGCCTGCACGAGCACGTGCGCCAGGAGGCCCAGCGGTTCCTCAGGGGTCTGCGGGTGAACGGGAGCCGGCCCAGCACCTTCGTGGGGGTGCACGTGCGCCGGGGGGACTACATTCGTGTCATGCCGCAGGTGTGGAAGGGCGTGCTGGCCGACAGGGGCTACCTGGAACAGGCCATGCGGCGGTTCCGAGAGCGCTTCAGGTCCCCCGTCTTCGTGGTCACCAGCAACGGCATGGCCTGGTGCCGGCAGAACATCGATGCCTCCCGTGGCGACGTGGTGTTCGCCGGCAACGGCCTTGAGGGCTCCCCCGCTAAGGACTTTGCGCTGCTCACACAGTGCAACCACACCATCATGACCATCGGGACCTTCGGGATCTGGGCCGCCTACCTGGCCGGCGGAGAGACCATCTACCTGGCCAACTACACCCTCCCAGACTCGCCCTTCCTCAAAGTCTTCAAGCCAGAGGCGGCCTTCCTGCCAGAGTGGACGGGGATCGCTGCAGACCTGTCCCCGCTACTCAAGCACTAA
- the LOC113194990 gene encoding galactoside 2-alpha-L-fucosyltransferase SEC1-like encodes MPAKGFGATCPSLSTFYFLFVVFVVSTIFHCHRRLALVPAPWAYSAQVVVVPRHHPQEGMFTINSKGRLGNQMGQYATLYALAKLNGRPAYVPAQMHSTLAPIFRITLPVLHSATARSIPWQNYHLNDWMEEQYRHIPGRYVRLTGYPCSWTFYHHLRQEILQEFSLHEHVRQEAQRFLQALQATQAWRMTFVGVHVRRGDYIRVMPQVWKGVLADRGYLQQALDWFRARYRSPVFVVTSDDMAWCRQSIDSSPGDVVFAGNGLQGSPAKDFALLTQCNHSIITVGTFGIWAAYLTGGDTVYLANFTLPNSPFHMVFKPQAAFLPEWVGIAADLRQAQQSSL; translated from the exons atgccag CCAAAGGGTTTGGAGCCACCTGCCCGTCCCTCTCCACCTTCTACTTCCTTTTTGTTGTCTTTGTGGTGTCCACCATCTTCCACTGCCACCGGCGCCTGGCTCTGGTACCTGCCCCCTGGGCATATTCAGCCCAGGTGGTTGTGGTCCCCAGACACCACCCCCAGGAGGGCATGTTCACTATCAACTCCAAAGGCCGCCTGGGGAACCAGATGGGCCAGTACGCCACGCTGTACGCCCTCGCTAAGCTCAATGGGCGGCCCGCCTACGTCCCTGCGCAGATGCACAGCACGCTGGCTCCCATCTTCAGGATCACGCTGCCCGTCCTGCACAGCGCCACGGCCCGCAGCATCCCGTGGCAGAACTACCACCTCAACGACTGGATGGAGGAGCAGTACCGCCACATCCCGGGGCGCTACGTCCGCCTCACGGGCTACCCCTGCTCCTGGACCTTCTACCACCACCTGCGCCAGGAGATCCTGCAGGAGTTCAGCCTGCACGAGCACGTGCGCCAGGAGGCCCAGCGGTTCCTCCAGGCCCTGCAGGCCACGCAGGCCTGGCGGATGACCTTTGTGGGAGTGCACGTGCGCCGGGGGGACTACATTCGTGTCATGCCGCAGGTGTGGAAGGGCGTGCTGGCCGACAGAGGCTACCTGCAGCAGGCCCTGGACTGGTTCCGAGCCCGCTACCGTTCCCCCGTCTTCGTGGTCACCAGTGACGACATGGCCTGGTGCCGGCAGAGCATCGACAGCTCTCCTGGAGACGTGGTGTTTGCTGGCAATGGCCTTCAAGGCTCCCCCGCCAAGGACTTTGCGCTGCTCACACAGTGCAACCACAGCATCATCACCGTGGGCACCTTCGGGATCTGGGCCGCCTATCTCACAGGTGGGGACACTGTCTACCTGGCCAACTTCACCCTGCCCAACTCCCCGTTCCATATGGTCTTTAAGCCACAGGCGGCTTTCCTGCCAGAATGGGTGGGCATTGCTGCGGACCTCAGACAGGCCCAGCAGAGCAGCCTCTAG